Proteins encoded together in one Shewanella oneidensis MR-1 window:
- the fccA gene encoding fumarate reductase flavoprotein subunit FccA, with translation MFTRKIQKTALAMLISGAMAGTAYAAPEVLADFHGEMGGCDSCHVSDKGGVTNDNLTHENGQCVSCHGDLKELAAAAPKDKVSPHKSHLIGEIACTSCHKGHEKSVAYCDACHSFGFDMPFGGKWERKFVPVDADKAAQDKAIAAGVKETTDVVIIGSGGAGLAAAVSARDAGAKVILLEKEPIPGGNTKLAAGGMNAAETKPQAKLGIEDKKQIMIDDTMKGGRNINDPELVKVLANNSSDSIDWLTSMGADMTDVGRMGGASVNRSHRPTGGAGVGAHVAQVLWDNAVKRGTDIRLNSRVVRILEDASGKVTGVLVKGEYTGYYVIKADAVVIAAGGFAKNNERVSKYDPKLKGFKATNHPGATGDGLDVALQAGAATRDLEYIQAHPTYSPAGGVMITEAVRGNGAIVVNREGNRFMNEITTRDKASAAILQQKGESAYLVFDDSIRKSLKAIEGYVHLNIVKEGKTIEELAKQIDVPAAELAKTVTAYNGFVKSGKDAQFERPDLPRELVVAPFYALEIAPAVHHTMGGLVIDTKAEVKSEKTGKPITGLYAAGEVTGGVHGANRLGGNAISDIVTYGRIAGASAAKFAKDN, from the coding sequence GATTCAAAAAACAGCACTAGCCATGCTGATCTCTGGCGCAATGGCAGGCACAGCCTATGCCGCTCCAGAAGTACTAGCCGATTTTCACGGTGAAATGGGTGGCTGCGATAGCTGCCACGTATCAGACAAAGGTGGCGTGACTAACGACAACCTGACCCATGAGAATGGCCAATGTGTTAGCTGCCACGGTGACTTAAAAGAACTGGCTGCAGCAGCGCCTAAAGATAAAGTTTCTCCGCACAAATCTCACTTAATTGGTGAAATCGCTTGTACGAGCTGCCACAAAGGCCACGAAAAATCAGTAGCTTATTGTGATGCTTGCCATAGCTTCGGCTTCGATATGCCATTTGGTGGCAAGTGGGAACGTAAGTTTGTACCTGTTGATGCAGACAAAGCAGCACAAGATAAAGCCATTGCTGCTGGTGTGAAAGAAACCACAGACGTTGTAATTATCGGCTCTGGTGGTGCTGGTCTTGCCGCTGCCGTATCTGCCCGTGATGCTGGCGCGAAAGTGATTCTGTTAGAAAAAGAACCTATCCCAGGTGGTAACACTAAACTGGCTGCCGGTGGTATGAACGCCGCAGAAACTAAGCCACAGGCTAAGTTAGGTATCGAAGATAAGAAACAAATCATGATCGACGACACTATGAAAGGTGGCCGCAACATCAACGATCCTGAATTAGTTAAAGTACTGGCTAACAACTCTTCAGACTCAATCGATTGGTTAACCTCTATGGGTGCCGACATGACTGACGTGGGTCGTATGGGTGGCGCGAGCGTTAACCGTAGTCACCGTCCAACCGGTGGTGCAGGTGTTGGTGCTCACGTAGCACAAGTGCTGTGGGACAACGCCGTTAAGCGTGGTACTGATATTCGCTTAAACAGCCGCGTTGTGCGCATCCTTGAAGATGCAAGCGGTAAAGTGACCGGCGTTTTAGTGAAAGGTGAATACACAGGTTACTATGTGATCAAAGCCGATGCAGTAGTCATTGCAGCAGGTGGTTTTGCGAAAAACAACGAACGTGTTTCTAAATACGATCCTAAGTTAAAAGGCTTTAAAGCGACCAACCACCCAGGTGCGACGGGTGACGGCTTAGACGTAGCTCTACAAGCGGGCGCAGCAACACGTGACTTAGAATACATCCAAGCTCACCCAACTTACTCTCCAGCGGGTGGCGTGATGATCACCGAGGCAGTACGTGGTAACGGTGCAATCGTGGTGAACCGTGAAGGTAATCGTTTTATGAACGAAATCACCACCCGTGATAAAGCGTCTGCGGCGATTCTGCAACAAAAAGGTGAAAGCGCTTACCTAGTATTCGATGACTCTATCCGTAAGAGCTTGAAGGCCATCGAAGGTTATGTTCACCTGAACATTGTAAAAGAAGGTAAAACCATCGAAGAGTTAGCGAAACAAATCGATGTACCTGCAGCTGAATTGGCAAAAACAGTAACAGCCTACAACGGTTTCGTTAAATCAGGTAAAGATGCTCAATTTGAACGTCCTGATTTACCACGTGAATTAGTGGTAGCTCCTTTCTACGCCTTAGAAATTGCACCAGCGGTTCACCACACTATGGGTGGTCTGGTGATTGATACTAAAGCCGAAGTGAAGAGTGAGAAAACCGGTAAACCTATCACTGGTTTATACGCTGCAGGCGAAGTGACTGGTGGTGTTCACGGTGCTAACCGTTTAGGTGGTAACGCTATCTCTGATATCGTCACCTACGGCCGTATCGCGGGTGCATCTGCCGCTAAATTCGCTAAAGATAATTAA
- the ldhA gene encoding lactate dehydrogenase LdhA, which translates to MRIGFFSAKHYDMQHFNRTNAAFDAQIEYFDYRLCMQTVKLAEGFEVVCAFVNDSLCEEVLVELAKGGTKIIAMRCAGFNNVDLVAAKRLGMQVVNVPAYSPESVAEHTVALMLTLNRKIHKAYQRTRDANFSLEGLVGFNMFGKTVGVIGTGKIGVATIKVLLGFGCKVIAFDPYPNPAVEALDVEYQDLDTIYATSDIISLHCPLTPDNHHLLNKDSFAKMKPGVMVINTSRGGLLNAFDAMEALKLGQIGALGLDVYENEKELFFEDKSNQIIQDDVFRRLSACHNVIFTGHQAFLTEEALGAIANTTLSNVQAVLAGKRCGNELF; encoded by the coding sequence ATGAGAATTGGATTTTTTAGCGCAAAACACTACGACATGCAGCATTTTAACCGTACGAATGCCGCATTTGATGCGCAAATTGAGTATTTCGATTATCGTCTCTGCATGCAAACGGTAAAACTTGCCGAAGGTTTCGAGGTCGTTTGCGCCTTTGTTAACGACTCCCTCTGTGAAGAAGTGCTGGTCGAGCTTGCCAAGGGCGGCACTAAAATCATTGCCATGCGCTGCGCAGGCTTTAACAATGTCGACTTAGTCGCCGCTAAACGTTTAGGCATGCAAGTCGTCAACGTACCCGCTTATTCCCCCGAATCGGTAGCCGAGCATACCGTTGCCTTAATGCTCACGTTGAACCGCAAGATCCATAAAGCCTACCAACGTACCCGTGATGCGAACTTTTCCCTCGAAGGCTTAGTCGGTTTCAATATGTTTGGTAAAACCGTTGGTGTGATAGGCACGGGAAAAATTGGAGTAGCAACCATTAAGGTGCTGCTCGGTTTTGGCTGTAAAGTGATTGCCTTTGACCCCTACCCTAATCCAGCGGTAGAAGCGCTCGATGTGGAATATCAGGATCTGGATACCATTTACGCCACCAGCGACATTATCAGCCTGCATTGCCCGTTAACACCCGATAACCATCATCTGCTTAATAAAGACAGTTTTGCCAAGATGAAACCCGGCGTTATGGTGATCAACACCAGCCGCGGCGGCTTACTCAATGCCTTTGATGCAATGGAAGCCTTAAAACTCGGGCAAATTGGTGCATTAGGGCTAGACGTATATGAAAACGAAAAAGAACTCTTTTTCGAAGACAAATCTAACCAAATCATTCAAGACGATGTTTTCCGTCGCCTATCAGCCTGCCATAACGTGATTTTCACCGGTCACCAAGCCTTCCTCACCGAAGAAGCATTAGGCGCGATTGCCAACACCACCCTAAGTAATGTGCAAGCAGTACTCGCGGGTAAACGTTGTGGTAATGAACTGTTTTAA
- a CDS encoding IS3-like element ISSod2 family transposase (programmed frameshift), whose protein sequence is MKTSKFTDSQIMAILKQAEAGTPVPELCREHGMSSATFYKWRAKFGGMDASLMARLKELEAENARLKKMYAEERLKADVIQEAMGKKVVKLSQRKAMAQHAVANRKISIRLACAAFCISETCYRYRRVNDDENAEIAEFLVELTEKESDWGFGQCFNYLRNVKGFAWNHKRVYRIYCELALNLRIKPRRRLKRNAPEPLKEPTKANQVWSIDFMHDQLSDGRSYRLFNVIDDFKREGLAIEAGFSLPTMRVIRTLNQLLEGRTKPIAIRCDNGPEFISHEFTEWAKKHEIRIDYIQPGKPQQNAYIERHNKTIRYSWVSKHLFDTLEEVQDYATKWLWFYNHERPHKANGGKPPLMVA, encoded by the exons ATGAAAACATCAAAATTCACCGATAGCCAAATCATGGCAATCCTTAAACAAGCTGAAGCCGGAACTCCAGTCCCAGAATTGTGCCGCGAACATGGCATGAGCTCAGCGACTTTTTACAAATGGCGAGCCAAATTTGGCGGCATGGATGCGTCATTGATGGCTCGTCTAAAAGAGCTTGAAGCTGAAAATGCTCGACTGAAAAAGATGTATGCCGAAGAGCGGCTAAAGGCCGATGTCATTCAGGAAGCCATGG GCAAAAAAGTGGTAAAGCTGTCGCAACGTAAAGCGATGGCTCAGCATGCAGTTGCAAATCGAAAAATCAGTATCCGTTTGGCCTGTGCAGCATTTTGTATCAGCGAAACCTGTTATCGCTACCGGCGCGTTAATGATGACGAAAATGCAGAGATTGCAGAATTTCTTGTTGAATTAACTGAAAAAGAATCGGATTGGGGCTTTGGTCAGTGTTTTAATTACTTACGCAACGTAAAAGGCTTTGCTTGGAACCACAAGCGTGTATACCGAATTTACTGCGAATTAGCGTTAAATCTGCGGATAAAACCGCGCAGAAGGTTAAAACGAAATGCACCAGAGCCGCTGAAAGAGCCAACTAAAGCCAATCAGGTTTGGTCGATAGATTTTATGCATGACCAGTTATCAGATGGACGAAGCTATCGACTGTTCAACGTGATTGATGACTTTAAACGTGAAGGGCTCGCGATTGAAGCAGGTTTTTCATTGCCAACAATGCGGGTGATCCGGACCCTAAATCAGCTACTTGAAGGGCGAACAAAACCAATCGCGATCCGTTGTGACAATGGACCTGAATTTATTAGCCACGAATTTACGGAATGGGCGAAAAAGCATGAGATCAGGATTGATTACATTCAACCTGGCAAGCCACAGCAAAATGCGTACATAGAACGACACAATAAGACCATCAGGTACAGCTGGGTAAGCAAACATTTATTTGATACGCTTGAAGAAGTTCAGGACTATGCCACAAAATGGTTATGGTTTTACAATCATGAACGGCCGCACAAAGCCAATGGCGGAAAGCCGCCATTGATGGTTGCATGA
- a CDS encoding YgdI/YgdR family lipoprotein, with product MKTREEKMNKTILLLACLLGLVACSSQYIMSTKDGKMITSDSKPKLDKTTGMYLYYDEDGREVMIKQEDVTQIIER from the coding sequence ATGAAGACTAGGGAAGAAAAGATGAACAAAACCATATTACTTCTAGCTTGTTTACTGGGACTCGTCGCTTGCAGCTCACAGTACATTATGAGTACTAAGGATGGCAAAATGATTACCTCCGATAGCAAGCCTAAACTGGATAAAACAACGGGAATGTATCTTTATTATGATGAAGATGGACGAGAAGTGATGATAAAACAAGAAGATGTCACTCAGATTATTGAGCGATAA
- a CDS encoding DUF3332 domain-containing protein yields the protein MKSKLLAVTIGTLLATQLTGCMGQMGLSQLVTKGNLSAVDNRYGRAGLFMLLSPVYGIAATGDLFIFNTIEFWTGKNPITDKAPAVVDMPVEAIFKINPHVSDDLKSAPVKLTQAQIAYPDEQTVTMTLAYEDGSTQLLSGHKVGNDVDFFLDDAFITRVSNQELIAYSQSRLR from the coding sequence ATGAAGTCTAAACTTTTAGCTGTGACGATTGGTACACTGCTTGCGACCCAGCTAACAGGCTGTATGGGACAAATGGGCTTAAGCCAATTGGTGACTAAGGGAAATTTGAGTGCGGTGGATAATCGTTATGGTCGTGCAGGCTTGTTTATGCTGTTAAGCCCAGTGTATGGCATCGCGGCGACAGGCGATCTATTCATCTTTAATACCATTGAGTTTTGGACTGGCAAGAATCCGATTACCGATAAAGCTCCCGCGGTGGTTGATATGCCAGTAGAGGCCATTTTTAAGATCAATCCCCATGTGAGTGATGATCTTAAATCTGCCCCAGTCAAACTGACACAAGCACAAATTGCCTACCCAGATGAACAAACGGTTACTATGACCTTGGCTTACGAGGATGGCAGCACTCAGTTATTATCGGGCCATAAAGTGGGCAATGATGTGGACTTTTTCCTCGATGATGCTTTTATCACTCGTGTCAGCAACCAAGAACTGATTGCTTATAGTCAAAGCCGTTTAAGATAG